The genomic window ACGAGGGGGCCGGGGTGGACCTTCCGGTACGCTACCGGGCCTTGGCCCTTGGCGGCGATGTGGCCAGTGAATCCCTGCACCTGGAAACCACCCAGGAGAACAAGGCCGACGGCAACCCGGTCCCCCTCGAACTGGTGGCTCCCGACGACAAGCATCCGGACTACCGGATCAAGGTGCCGAAGAGCGCCCCCTGCGTGATTCTCTGAACGGGGCTAGAGCCCCAGCAGCGCCCTCGCCTCGGTCTCCATGCGGTCCAGCAGGGCGGCATCCGTGCGGCTCTGGAGGTAGACCTTCAGCTTCGGCTCCGTGCCGCTGGGACGGAACGCGGCGAAGGCGCCGGATTCCAGGCGGAACTTGAGGACGTTGGAGAGGTCCATGGGCCGGGCCTTGGCGCGGTTGTCGGGACGGTCCAGGATGGGTTCGACCTGGTCGCCGGCGTGCCACTGGCAGGCCTGGAAATCCTCCCAGGAGACCACCTTTTCGCCGCCGAAGGCCTTCAGGCCGGCCTCGCGGATGCGGGTCATGGCCTCGGCGAAGCGCACGGCGCCGCCGGGACGCGGGTCCTCCAGGTTCACCAGGCGGTTGTGGAACATGCCCACGCGGGCCTTGAGGGCGTCGACGGCCTCGTAGGGGCCCAGGCCCTGGGTCTTGTAGTGGCCCACCATCTCGGCCACCACCAGGGCGGCCAGGACGCCGTCCTTGTCGCGCATCTGGTCGCTGAGCTGCATGCCGAAGGACTCCTCGGCGCTGTAGGCGTAGGTCTCGCCGTTCCTCCCGAGGATGTCCATGCAGAGCGCGATGTTCTTGAAGCCGGTGAGGGTCCACATGACCTCGAGGCCGTGGCGGCGGGCCACCTCGGCCAGCAGGTCGGAGGTGACGACCGTGGTGACCATGACGCCCTTGAGGCCCTTCTGGGTGCAGAGGTAGTCCAGGGTGAGGGCCGCGAGGTCGTTGCCGCTCATGAGCTCCCAGGCGCCGTCATGGGGCGCCACGAGGCCGATGCGGTCGGCGTCGGGGTCGTTGGAGAGGACCACGTCGGCCCCGGCCTTCGCGGCGTCGGCCAGGGGGGCCTTGTAGGCGGCGATCTCCTCGGGGTTGGGCCGGGGGGCGGTGGGGAAGGTGCCGTCCTGCACCGCCTGGGAGGCGCAGATCTCCAGCGGGAGGCCGGCGCGCTTGAAGAGCTCGGGCACGAAGGCGATGCCGGTGCCGTGGAAGGGGGTGTAGAGGACCTTGGCGGGCTTGAACCCGGCGGGACGGGTCATGAGGCTCAGGCCCAGGGCCAGGTAGCCCTCCTCCAGCTCGGCGGGGATGGGCACGATGCGGGCGTCGCCCTCGGCCGGGGGCGGCTCGGGCACCAGGGGGAAGGAGGCCATGGCGGCTTCGACCTCGGTGTCCCAGGGGCTCACCACCTGGGCGCCCTTCTCGTCATAGGCCTTGTAGCCGTTGTATTCCTTGGGGTTGTGCGAAGCGGTGATGATGATGCCGCAGGCGGTGCCCAGCTTGCGCATGGCATAGCAGAGGAAGGGGGTCGGCAGGGGGCGGTTGCCCAGGAACACCTGGTAGCCGGCGGCGGCCAGCACCCGCGCGGCCTCCCGCGCGAAGACGTCCGACTGCAGGCGGGTGTCGAAGCCCACCAGGGCGGTCTTCGCCTGGGGGGCCCTCGCCTTGGCCACCTGGGCCAGGGCCAGGGTGGTGCGGCGGACGTTGGGCTTGTTCATGCGGCGCAGGCCCGCGGCCATGATGCCCCGCAGGCCGCCGGTGCCGAAGGCCAGGGGCTCGAAGAACCGGTCGTTGACCTCCACCAGGGCGGCGGCGTCGCCCTTCTCGGCGGCCTGGACCAGGGGTTCCAGTTCGGCCCTCAGTTCGGGCTCGAGGTGGGGAAATGCGAGATATTGGCGGGCTGCTGCTGTGGACATCGAATCCTCTTGATTTAGGCTTCGACTACCTTATCACGCCCCGCCAAGGCTCATGTCGGAGAGCAGGAGGGACACCCCGCCGCTGCTGCCGTACCAGTGGAGATCGTTGCCCACCGCGGCGATGCGGGTGAGGAAGTCCCGCAGGTTGCCCGCGAAGGTCATGCGGTCCACGCTCTCGGCCAGCTGCCCTCCCCGGATGCGGATGCCCGACGCGCCCACGCTGAGGTCGCCCGAAACCGGGTCCACGGTGTGCAGGCCCATGAGCTCGGTGATGAGCACGCCCTCCCCGGCCATGCGGTAGAGCTCCAGGGGGGTGGTGTCGCCGGTTTCCGGGAACAGGTTGAAGGTGGAGACGCCGGGGTTGCTGCCCGTGCCCCGGCCGGCGGTGCCGGTGGGGGCCACGCCCATCTCGGCGGCGGTCTTGAGGGTGTGGAGGTAGGTGCCCAGGACGCCCTTGTCGATGAGGACGTTGCGCCGGGTGGGCAGGCCCTCCCCGTCCCAGGGCTCCGAGCCCAGGCCGGTGGCCAGCCGGCCGTCGTCCACCAGGGTGAGCAGGGGGGAGGCGATGGTCTCCCCGAGCCTGCCCGCGAACAGGCTGCGGCCCTTGAGCACGGCCTCGGCCGAGAGCATCCCCGAGACGATGCCCAGGATGTCCACGGTCACTTCGGGGTGGAGGATGACGTTGAAGCGCCCGGCGTCCATCTGCGCCGGGTTGAGCTTGCGCTCCCCCTTGCGGGCGGCT from Geothrix sp. 21YS21S-2 includes these protein-coding regions:
- a CDS encoding phospho-sugar mutase, translating into MSTAAARQYLAFPHLEPELRAELEPLVQAAEKGDAAALVEVNDRFFEPLAFGTGGLRGIMAAGLRRMNKPNVRRTTLALAQVAKARAPQAKTALVGFDTRLQSDVFAREAARVLAAAGYQVFLGNRPLPTPFLCYAMRKLGTACGIIITASHNPKEYNGYKAYDEKGAQVVSPWDTEVEAAMASFPLVPEPPPAEGDARIVPIPAELEEGYLALGLSLMTRPAGFKPAKVLYTPFHGTGIAFVPELFKRAGLPLEICASQAVQDGTFPTAPRPNPEEIAAYKAPLADAAKAGADVVLSNDPDADRIGLVAPHDGAWELMSGNDLAALTLDYLCTQKGLKGVMVTTVVTSDLLAEVARRHGLEVMWTLTGFKNIALCMDILGRNGETYAYSAEESFGMQLSDQMRDKDGVLAALVVAEMVGHYKTQGLGPYEAVDALKARVGMFHNRLVNLEDPRPGGAVRFAEAMTRIREAGLKAFGGEKVVSWEDFQACQWHAGDQVEPILDRPDNRAKARPMDLSNVLKFRLESGAFAAFRPSGTEPKLKVYLQSRTDAALLDRMETEARALLGL
- a CDS encoding TldD/PmbA family protein, producing the protein MSDPALFQTFISDSLEERLQAGIRSALALGAEGAEAFVSVSRSRRAKVQNGALEDLTTSKRGGLGVRVLRPGAKGLRTGIATTTDLGRADFTELFAQAWELSALGDEDPWIRQASPSGVDDLPPRHDPRGSALTPEDRINRALELEAHARKASPKVVAVRDASWADGDGASLLITQRGVRAYDLGSSCSAAIELAVEERGDRQASWHWDMGRHPGAVDLAAIGAEAARKGERKLNPAQMDAGRFNVILHPEVTVDILGIVSGMLSAEAVLKGRSLFAGRLGETIASPLLTLVDDGRLATGLGSEPWDGEGLPTRRNVLIDKGVLGTYLHTLKTAAEMGVAPTGTAGRGTGSNPGVSTFNLFPETGDTTPLELYRMAGEGVLITELMGLHTVDPVSGDLSVGASGIRIRGGQLAESVDRMTFAGNLRDFLTRIAAVGNDLHWYGSSGGVSLLLSDMSLGGA